The following coding sequences lie in one Arachis hypogaea cultivar Tifrunner chromosome 4, arahy.Tifrunner.gnm2.J5K5, whole genome shotgun sequence genomic window:
- the LOC140184050 gene encoding uncharacterized protein, with amino-acid sequence MEKLGFSKKWVKLMMNCVKSATYRFKINGKLSIKIYPQRGLRQGDPLSPYLFILAAESFTVLMEKALRDNLISGIRCARRGDLSTNLDHKQIYEAELITRIPISLINKKDHFVWPYRNDGQYLVRTGYHAAKEEKDTKEETKLNKASTSQNLREHKSAITPRCSICQEEDETIEHVLLLCPWTRAVWFGSSLQIVPTAYNVRYFEKWMMNTIEKIKNETGKEHDKILCNLGCVCWCIWKTRNQHIFQQTKVNPENVIIYSEHLAVEYHNATKGLNIENKPKVGRNGESKRITWRLPPHNKVKVNTDAAFHRETGMAALAVVVRDSQEKIITRTTSTFKTTSALAAEAQAYREALILIKDLQIANCIIETNCLPLVQAIKARTPLAEVDVIIRDILQLLDEAPDVGATWTPREDNKLAHQLAVMAMNNQL; translated from the exons ATGGAAAAGTTAGGTTTTAGTAAAAAATGGGTGAAGTTGATGATGAACTGCGTGAAAAGTGCTACttatagatttaaaattaatGGAAAATTGTCAATCAAGATCTACCCTCAAAGAGGTCTCAGACAGGGAGATCCTCTATCGCCCTATCTCTTTATCTTGGCAGCAGAAAGTTTTACTGTTCTCATGGAAAAGGCGCTGAGGGATAATCTTATTTCTGGAATAAG GTGCGCAAGAAGAGGAGATTTATCAACTAATTTAGATCATAAACAAATATACGAAG CTGAACTGATAACCAGAATACCCATTAGTCTGATTAATAAAAAGGATCATTTTGTTTGGCCGTACAGAAATGATGGACAGTACTTAGTCAGAACCGGATACCATGCTGCGAAGGAGGAGAAAGACACAAAGGAAGAAACAAAACTCAACAAAGCATCGACAAGCCAGAATTTGAGGGAG CACAAAAGTGCAATTACACCCAGGTGTAGCATATGCCAGGAAGAGGATGAAACAATAGAACATGTGTTACTTTTGTGCCCGTGGACTAGAGCGGTGTGGTTTGGATCTAGCCTTCAAATTGTGCCTACAGCTTATAATgtgagatattttgaaaaatggATGATGAATACAATTGAGAAAATCAAGAATGAGACAGGGAAGGAACATGACAAAATTTTGTGCAATTTAGGATGTGTTTGTTGGTGTATATGGAAAACAAGGAATCAGCACATATTCCAGCAAacaaaagtcaatccagaaaatgtAATAATCTATTCAGAGCATCTAGCAGTAGAATACCATAATGCAACAAAGGGACTCAATATAGAAAACAAACCTAAGGTAGGCAGGAATGGTGAGAGTAAGAGAATTACCTGGAGGCTTCCGCCACACAACAAAGTGAAAGTGAACACAGACGCGGCATTCCACAGGGAAACAGGCATGGCAGCATTAGCAGTGGTTGTCAGAGACTCGCAAGAAAAAATCATTACTAGGACAACATCAACATTCAAAACAACATCAGCATTAGCAGCAGAAGCTCAAGCATACAGAGAGGCTCTCATTCTCATTAAAGATCTACAAATAGCAAATTGCATAATTGAAACAAATTGCTTACCTCTGGTTCAAGCGATTAAGGCAAGAACGCCCTTAGCTGAAGTAGACGTGATCATCAGAGACATTCTCCAACTGCTGGATGAGGCTCCGGATGTGGGAGCTACTTGGACTCCACGAGAAGATAACAAATTAGCTCACCAACTGGCAGTAATGGCAATGAATAATCAACTATAG